The genomic window TCAAATACATGAAGTAGAGGATGGGGATCACCACCAGGGTCAGGGCGGTGGCCACCACTACGCCGGAGATCAAGGCCACCGCCAGCCCCTGGAAGATGGGATCGAGGAGGATCACCAGGCCGCCCACCACCAGCGCGGCGGCGGTGAGGGCGATGGGGCGGAAGCGCACCGATCCGGCGCGTACCACCGCCTCTTCCAAGCTTCGTCCTTCCTCCAGCTCCAGGTTGATGAAGTCCACCAACAGGATGGAGTTGCGGACGATAATCCCTGCCAGGGCGATGAAGCCGATCATCGAGGTGGCGGTGAAGAAGACGCCGCCGGCGGCGTGGGCCGGCAGGATGCCGATGAGGGTCAGGGGGATGGGCGCCATGATGATGAACGGCGTGATGAAGGAGCGGAACCACCCCACCACCAGCACGTAGATCAAGATCAGCACCACCGCGAAGGCCATGCCCATGTCGCGGAAGACCTCGTAGGTGATCTGCCACTCACCGTCCCACTTGAAGCTGTAGCCGGCGGTGTCCTGGGGCAGCTGGTTCATCAACACCGTGAGATCCCCGCCGGCGGGGTCCTGCAGCGCTTCGATACGCTGGCGCATGTCGAGGATGCCGTAGACCGGCGACTCCTCCGCCCCCGCCACCTCCGCCACCACGTAGGTCACGGGCTGGAGGTTCTTGTGGTAGATGAAGCGCTCGCGCCGGCTGTCCACCGGCTGGACCAGCTCCCGCAGGGGGACCAAAGCGCCGCCGGTGATTCTCGGGTCGCCGTGGAGGGAGAGGCCCAGCAGGCCGTCGACACCGGAGCGCTGGGTGCGCGGCAGGCGCAGCATCAACGGCACCGGCTCCCGGGCGTGGGGATCGTGGAGCCGCCCCGCCGGGATTCCGGTGAGGGCCAGGCGCAGGGTGTGGGCCACCGCTTCCGGGCTGACGCCGGCGCGGGAAGCTTTTTCCCGATCCACCGCCAGGTCGAGCTTGGGCCCCGGATGCTCCACCCACCAGTCGACGTCCACCACCCCCGGGGTTTGCTCGAAGATCTCCCGTACCTGCTGCGCCAGGGCGATGCGCTGCTCCAGGTCCGGGCCGTAGATCTCCGCCACCAGGGTGGCCAGCACCGGCGGGCCCGGGGGCACTTCCGTCACCTTGATGTTGGCGCCGGTGCCTTCCACCACCGGGAGCAGCGCCTGGCGCAGATCTTTGGCGAAGGGATGGCTGGCCCGTTCCCGGTGGTGCTTCTCCCGCAGATTGATCTGCAGATCCGCCACCAGCGGGCCGGAGCGCAGGAAGTAGTGGCGCACCAGGCCGTTGAAATTGAACGGCGCCGAGGTGCCGGCGTAGACCTGGATGTCCGTCACCTCCGGCAGGGTGCGGGCTCGGGCGGCAAGGGCTCGGGCGATGCCGGCGGTGCGCTCCAGGGTGGTGCCCTCGGGCATGTCCACCACCACCTGCACCTCGCTCTTGTTGTCGTAGGGCAGCATCTTCACCTTCACCAGGCGCATTCCCACCAGCGCGGTGGAGGCCAGGAGCAGCGCCGCCACCGCCCCCAGCAGGGCCCAGCGGCGCCAGCGATGGGCCAGCAGCGGCCGGAAGAGCGCGGAGTAGAAGCGCGCCAGGAGCTGCTCCTTCTCCTGGTCCGAGAGGCTATGGTGCTCCGACTCCCGATCCTCCCCAGCGCCTTCCTTCCGCAGCTTTTCG from Acidobacteriota bacterium includes these protein-coding regions:
- a CDS encoding efflux RND transporter permease subunit, with product MMNAQGSSSSRPLGAAGRIARAFLDSKLTPLLVVGSLLLGAFAVMVTPREEEPQIQVPMIDVFAGLPGATAQEVERRVISPLEKALYEIENVEYVYSTSQPSGGMVIVRFLVGSDPDDAVLRVHAKVAEVAPQLPSGATPPVVEPRSIDDVPVVAYTLWSQDLSSLQLRQVTQELQAELRRHPRVARTWVLGGQQRAVRIELDRERLAAHGLSPLQVHQALSSLDRRLPAGSFASADVETEVEVGSAFASVQEVESAVVAVMGGRPVYLRDVASVTDGADEASEYVWMVSGAAGADKDLPAGLDVPAVTLAIAKKPGTNAVDLVAELDRRLGELRGPVIPAGVQVTKTRDYGFTAGEKSSELIKHLWIATFAVVLLMALALGRREAVVVAVAVPTTLALTLASSYLFGYTLNRVTLFALIFAIGILVDDAIVVVENIHRHYQLGRQNPRLATIGATDEVGNPTILATFTVIAALLPLAFVSGLMGPYMRPIPINASAAMMFSLLVAFVVSPWLTYRLFRRHAEKLRKEGAGEDRESEHHSLSDQEKEQLLARFYSALFRPLLAHRWRRWALLGAVAALLLASTALVGMRLVKVKMLPYDNKSEVQVVVDMPEGTTLERTAGIARALAARARTLPEVTDIQVYAGTSAPFNFNGLVRHYFLRSGPLVADLQINLREKHHRERASHPFAKDLRQALLPVVEGTGANIKVTEVPPGPPVLATLVAEIYGPDLEQRIALAQQVREIFEQTPGVVDVDWWVEHPGPKLDLAVDREKASRAGVSPEAVAHTLRLALTGIPAGRLHDPHAREPVPLMLRLPRTQRSGVDGLLGLSLHGDPRITGGALVPLRELVQPVDSRRERFIYHKNLQPVTYVVAEVAGAEESPVYGILDMRQRIEALQDPAGGDLTVLMNQLPQDTAGYSFKWDGEWQITYEVFRDMGMAFAVVLILIYVLVVGWFRSFITPFIIMAPIPLTLIGILPAHAAGGVFFTATSMIGFIALAGIIVRNSILLVDFINLELEEGRSLEEAVVRAGSVRFRPIALTAAALVVGGLVILLDPIFQGLAVALISGVVVATALTLVVIPILYFMYLKTVGVEKVVDIPSAAPAMDNDNNPGEPS